In Candidatus Dormiibacterota bacterium, the following are encoded in one genomic region:
- a CDS encoding sialidase family protein has translation MTSAVRYSSVVCLALTLLAAAPSGTDVRVNIVLKGGQVETPIAANPLDPLNLVAAWIDFGPMSGGGNVAYGFTRDGGMTWQNGRLNFGKINSSTDPSVAADGNGTFYILALSSAGSQAKSSLRLLRSTDGGATFTGPFVAATEPFIDKPFMGVDPVTGAIYVVYYASGTKFVKSTDGGQTFTLPVLAHSPTTFGDGPLPLSGPGGEIYVVSTNDQNTINFNRSLDGGVTWLAQDVAAAHYPADPSLSYQDSAFRGMIFPAAAVDLTNGARRGRIYLAWPDTRFGDADIMLAFSDDRGDTWSAPVRVNDDAIGNHADQYGEWLAVDAGGGVQVTFLDHRGDPTGALYALYLATSTDGGTSFGPNIQVSDGLFGSGKGNPFGGDYTGAAIAGGRIFPLWPDARLGDFDVFTRGVSLTDYDEDGVLNDGDMDGQYADHRCTGGASTGCDDNCPGTTNPAQADGDGDFVGDACDNCPGVANTGQSDMDRDGIGDACDPAP, from the coding sequence ATGACCAGCGCAGTGCGGTATTCGAGTGTGGTCTGTCTCGCGCTCACGCTCCTCGCGGCCGCGCCGTCCGGAACCGATGTCCGGGTCAACATCGTCCTCAAGGGCGGCCAGGTGGAGACCCCCATCGCCGCCAATCCTCTCGATCCCCTGAACCTGGTCGCCGCCTGGATCGATTTCGGACCGATGTCGGGCGGAGGCAATGTGGCGTACGGCTTCACCCGGGACGGGGGGATGACCTGGCAGAATGGCCGCCTGAATTTCGGCAAGATCAACAGCAGCACCGATCCCTCCGTGGCGGCCGACGGGAACGGGACCTTTTACATCCTGGCGCTTTCGTCCGCGGGGAGCCAGGCCAAGTCGAGCCTCAGACTGCTCCGTTCGACCGATGGGGGTGCGACCTTCACCGGCCCGTTCGTGGCGGCGACGGAGCCGTTCATCGACAAGCCTTTCATGGGGGTCGATCCGGTCACCGGCGCGATCTACGTCGTGTATTACGCGTCCGGGACCAAGTTCGTCAAGAGCACCGACGGCGGCCAGACCTTCACCCTCCCGGTTCTCGCTCATTCCCCCACGACCTTCGGCGACGGCCCCCTGCCCCTCTCCGGTCCGGGCGGCGAAATCTACGTCGTCAGCACGAACGATCAGAACACCATCAACTTCAACCGGTCACTGGACGGCGGGGTCACCTGGCTCGCCCAGGACGTCGCGGCCGCCCATTACCCCGCCGATCCGTCCCTGTCCTATCAGGACTCGGCGTTCCGCGGAATGATCTTCCCCGCGGCCGCCGTCGATCTCACGAACGGCGCGCGCCGTGGACGGATCTACCTCGCCTGGCCCGACACCCGCTTCGGAGACGCCGACATCATGCTGGCGTTCTCCGACGACAGGGGCGATACGTGGAGCGCGCCCGTGCGCGTGAACGATGACGCCATCGGCAATCATGCCGATCAGTACGGCGAATGGCTGGCGGTGGACGCGGGCGGGGGCGTGCAGGTGACCTTCCTCGACCACCGCGGCGATCCGACCGGAGCGCTCTACGCCCTGTATCTGGCCACCTCGACCGACGGCGGGACATCCTTCGGACCGAATATCCAGGTCTCGGACGGCCTGTTCGGCTCGGGCAAGGGAAACCCGTTCGGCGGCGACTACACCGGGGCCGCGATCGCCGGCGGTCGCATCTTCCCGCTCTGGCCGGACGCCCGCCTGGGCGACTTCGATGTCTTCACCCGGGGTGTGAGCCTCACGGACTATGACGAGGACGGTGTTTTGAACGACGGCGACATGGACGGGCAGTACGCCGACCATCGCTGCACGGGGGGCGCGAGCACGGGCTGCGACGACAACTGTCCCGGGACGACGAAC